One segment of Phalacrocorax carbo chromosome 24, bPhaCar2.1, whole genome shotgun sequence DNA contains the following:
- the CDCA2 gene encoding cell division cycle-associated protein 2 isoform X2 — translation MHRQSKTINAPLEVKENESRYSEEKEEASFPDPSKDQKICKVTKSKVAKASRKKILSNESQGLLQKCTPKYKRGLEESRHDKEGISCQFTERFFDTLKGNVVGEPTLPLNSKENLSRGLPLSLRGECYRTPSRDKAEERSDCGISEKQRNKPVDFATVTIAEFGITQASFTKPSIGKSPNALKLRRRSSIGVRGSPENNTLIQYLAQQRSNRQKEVFTQVTPFKHEYVRCLKDKIDAFQTSFKSVREAEGEAGFSEVSQVDDAGASQNKVPFTNKRNLDQWSEKFMPDNSGADLKEKLRQDLTDSSKSDTKICSALSSLQDVTVLEPAAAVSKAWVYEQDNPPESEAALIRDILETGRDLGSDHIAKDIRSNVTSDLSRKQASFVEEPSLQIFDESKPPITPVQRGNISLNEHTHSGSLLRSALKKTPMKQLMDSPKEYSNDAVDRGGGEPLTDSDCARIFGALQTEETERHSSERPKKRVTFGEVLSPEIFDESLPANTPLRKGATPVRRPGVQSNSSFARLSLTEEPLSRLNFDCDDECVEPLQELEEGSVAAEDLSPAENAEETDKSVITTRSTKRKCSTISEGTDSNTSRATNTKNAEDTKNPRKNKFQRQKNITTSAAKKTQKTKHTGYGKRRKKKVKKSLYGAREMASKKPLLSPIPEIPEVFSSASSPSSPMANALFSEDVILDNAKSMNARKDVQQKPVVERTRVKNICAVPEYPSSKDLAAVEASSSSNTASQAAGGDLKAVSGIDHEFPNVPDAKCVFDTPDDFQQGEETACVKEAKESFSLIENEKLQGNVLNEAEQLTGREFLEQQDASVREGTQRPQCPQKESVRGCPPRRKRSSAIYFPPVEKLEITGNNAPVSSFDVEEVLSVPQPKNDSFEPFRRKSSNGGERRVRRSMRLHKDAETEGLAWIQVPDEIQKNPPLLASACKIRRTISTSVLTESENIHHRGENPIQFSAPGKENDDSVHLAGGPCKRWRRKSLCASTPQETRTWSQTRKRSITNSVHRQDRSNQTHSEVVKIPLENN, via the exons atgCACAGACAATCTAAGACTATAAATGCTCCCCTGGAagttaaagaaaatgagagtaGATACagtgaagagaaggaagaggccTCTTTCCCTGATCCATCAAAAGACCAGAAAATTTGCAAAGTGACTAAATCGAAAGTCGCAAAGGCATCCAGGAAGAAGATTTTAAGCAATGAGAGCCAGGGGCTGTTGCAAAAATGCACCCCGAAATACAAGAGAGGCCTTGAGGAATCGCGCCACGACAAGGAGGGCATTAGCTGTCAGTTTACTGAACGCTTTTTTGATACCCTAAAAGGGAACGTGGTTGGTGAACCTACCTTGCCTTTGAACAGTAAGGAAAATTTGTCAAGAGGTCTGCCTCTTTCTCTGAGGGGTGAATGCTACCGGACACCTAGTAGggacaaagcagaagaaagatctGATTGTGGAATATCAGAGAAACAGAGGAACAAACCTGTTGATTTTGCAACTGTAACAATTGCTGAATTTGGGATTACTCAAGCAAGTTTTACTAAACCATCTATAG GGAAGTCTCCAAATGCATTAAAACTTAGACGAAGATCATCAATTGGAGTACGGGGGTCACCTGAAAATAACACCCTTATTCAATACCTTGCCCAACAGAGAAGCAACAGGCAAAAAGAAGTTTTTACGCAG gtTACTCCTTTTAAACATGAATATGTCAGGTGCTTGAAGGACAAAATAGATGCTTTTCAAACATCTTTCAAATCAGTACGAGAAGCTGAAGGGGAGGCTGGCTTCTCTGAAGTGTCACAAGTGGATGACGCAGGGGCTT CTCAGAACAAAGTACCTTTTACAAACAAGAGGAACCTGGATCAGTGGAGTGAAAAGTTCATGCCAGACAACAGTGGAGctgatttgaaagaaaagttaaGACAAGATTTGACCGACAGCAGTAAGTCTGATACCAAGATCTGCAGCGCCTTGTCTTCACTCCAAGATGTGACTGTCCTtgaacctgctgctgctgtttcaaag GCATGGGTTTATGAGCAAGACAATCCTCCTGAGTCAGAGGCTGCTCTAATTAGAGATATCCTAGAAACAGGCCGTG ACCTTGGTTCTGACCACATTGCTAAAGACATTAGAAGTAATGTTACATCAGATCTAAGCAGAAAGCAAGCTAGTTTTGTGGAAGAACCGAGCCTGCAAATATTTGATGAAAGCAAGCCACCTATCACACCGGTGCAAAGGGGAAATATCTCCTTAAATGAACACACGCACAGCGGCTCCCTTCTGCGATCTGCATTGAAGAAAACGCCAATGAAGCAACTAATGGATAGCCCAAAG GAATACTCGAACGATGCAGTtgacagaggaggaggtgaaCCTCTCACAGACTCCGATTGTGCAAGAATCTTTGGAGCGTTGCAAACAG AGGAAACTGAAAGACACAGCTCTGAAAGGCCAAAGAAGAGAGTTACTTTTGGAGAAGTTCTAAGCCCAGAAATATTTGATGAAAGTTTGCCTGCAAATACCCCGTTGCGCAAAGGAGCAACACCAGTCCGTCGTCCAGGAGTACAAAGTAATAGCTCTTTTGCAAGGTTAAGCCTCACTGAGGAACCATTATCCCGGCTGAACTTTGATTGTGATGAT gaATGTGTTGAGCCTCTTCAAGAGTTAGAGGAGGGTTCTGTTGCTGCAGAAGACCTCTCACctgctgaaaatgcagaag AAACGGACAAATCTGTGATAACAACTCGTTCTACTAAAAGGAAG TGTAGCACCATTTCAGAGGGGACTGATTCTAACACCTCAAGAGCCACAAATACTAAGAACGCTGAAGATACTAAAAATCCAAGAAAGAACAAGtttcaaagacaaaagaatATAACCACATCTGCTGCCAAAAAGACCCAA aaaacaaaacatacaggctatgggaaaagaaggaagaaaaaagtaaaaaaatctttatatgGGGCGAGAGAGATGGCTTCTAAAAAACCTCTTCTCAGCCCTATCCCTGAAATTCCAGAGGTTTTCTCTTCTGCCTCATCTCCAAGCTCCCCAATGGCAAATGCACTTTTTTCAG AGGATGTAATTTTAGATAATGCCAAATCCATGAATGCTCGCAAGGATGTTCAACAGAAGCCAGTGGTTGAAAGAACGAGAGTGAAGAACATCTGTGCGGTCCCTGAGTACCCAAGCTCGAAGGACCTGGCCGCTGTAGaagccagcagctccagcaacaCAGCGTCGCAGGCGGCAGGTGGTGACCTGAAGGCTGTTTCTGGCATTGATCATGAG tttccaaATGTGCCAGATGCAAAGTGTGTTTTTGATACGCCTGATGATTTCCAGCAAGGTGAAGAGACTGCATGTGTAAAAGAGGCAAAAGAAAGTTTTTCCTTGATAGAAAATGAGAAGTTACAAGGAAATGTCCTAAATGAGGCAGAGCAGCTAACTGGGCGAGAATTTTTGGAACAGCAGGATGCTAGTGTACGTGAGGGTACCCAAAGACCTCAGTGTCCACAAAAAGAATCTGTAAGAGGTTGTccaccaagaagaaaaagaagtagtGCCATCTATTTTCCTCCTGTTGAAAAATTGGAAATAACTGGAAACAATGCTCCAGTTTCTTCTTTTGATGTGGAAGAAGTCTTGTCTGTTCCTCAGCCGAAAAATGACTCCTTCGAGCCTTTTAGAAGAAAGAGCAGTAATGGTGGTGAAAGAAGAGTGAGGCGCAGCATGAGGTTACATAAAGATGCAGAAACTGAAGGACTTGCGTGGATTCAAGTACCCGATGAGATTCAAAAGAATCCTCCCCTGCTAGCTTCTGCTTGCAAAATCAGGAGAACAATAAGCACATCCGTCCTCACAGAATCTGAGAATATTCACCACAGAGGAGAAAATCCCATCCAGTTTTCAGCACCAGGGAAGGAGAACGATGACTCTGTTCATCTTGCTGGTGGTCCTTGCAAaagatggaggaggaaaagccTGTGTGCATCCACGCCTCAAGAAACAAGAACTTGGTCTCAGACCCGGAAAAGGAGCATAACAAATTCTGTACACAGGCAGGACAGAAGTAACCAAACCCACTCTGAAGTAGTAAAAATACCTCTTGAAAATAACTAA
- the CDCA2 gene encoding cell division cycle-associated protein 2 isoform X3: MHRQSKTINAPLEVKENESRYSEEKEEASFPDPSKDQKICKVTKSKVAKASRKKILSNESQGLLQKCTPKYKRGLEESRHDKEGISCQFTERFFDTLKGNVVGEPTLPLNSKENLSRGLPLSLRGECYRTPSRDKAEERSDCGISEKQRNKPVDFATVTIAEFGITQASFTKPSIGKSPNALKLRRRSSIGVRGSPENNTLIQYLAQQRSNRQKEVFTQVTPFKHEYVRCLKDKIDAFQTSFKSVREAEGEAGFSEVSQVDDAGASQNKVPFTNKRNLDQWSEKFMPDNSGADLKEKLRQDLTDSSKSDTKICSALSSLQDVTVLEPAAAVSKAWVYEQDNPPESEAALIRDILETGRDLGSDHIAKDIRSNVTSDLSRKQASFVEEPSLQIFDESKPPITPVQRGNISLNEHTHSGSLLRSALKKTPMKQLMDSPKEYSNDAVDRGGGEPLTDSDCARIFGALQTEETERHSSERPKKRVTFGEVLSPEIFDESLPANTPLRKGATPVRRPGVQSNSSFARLSLTEEPLSRLNFDCDDECVEPLQELEEGSVAAEDLSPAENAEAETDKSVITTRSTKRKCSTISEGTDSNTSRATNTKNAEDTKNPRKNKFQRQKNITTSAAKKTQKTKHTGYGKRRKKKVKKSLYGAREMASKKPLLSPIPEIPEVFSSASSPSSPMANALFSDNAKSMNARKDVQQKPVVERTRVKNICAVPEYPSSKDLAAVEASSSSNTASQAAGGDLKAVSGIDHEFPNVPDAKCVFDTPDDFQQGEETACVKEAKESFSLIENEKLQGNVLNEAEQLTGREFLEQQDASVREGTQRPQCPQKESVRGCPPRRKRSSAIYFPPVEKLEITGNNAPVSSFDVEEVLSVPQPKNDSFEPFRRKSSNGGERRVRRSMRLHKDAETEGLAWIQVPDEIQKNPPLLASACKIRRTISTSVLTESENIHHRGENPIQFSAPGKENDDSVHLAGGPCKRWRRKSLCASTPQETRTWSQTRKRSITNSVHRQDRSNQTHSEVVKIPLENN, encoded by the exons atgCACAGACAATCTAAGACTATAAATGCTCCCCTGGAagttaaagaaaatgagagtaGATACagtgaagagaaggaagaggccTCTTTCCCTGATCCATCAAAAGACCAGAAAATTTGCAAAGTGACTAAATCGAAAGTCGCAAAGGCATCCAGGAAGAAGATTTTAAGCAATGAGAGCCAGGGGCTGTTGCAAAAATGCACCCCGAAATACAAGAGAGGCCTTGAGGAATCGCGCCACGACAAGGAGGGCATTAGCTGTCAGTTTACTGAACGCTTTTTTGATACCCTAAAAGGGAACGTGGTTGGTGAACCTACCTTGCCTTTGAACAGTAAGGAAAATTTGTCAAGAGGTCTGCCTCTTTCTCTGAGGGGTGAATGCTACCGGACACCTAGTAGggacaaagcagaagaaagatctGATTGTGGAATATCAGAGAAACAGAGGAACAAACCTGTTGATTTTGCAACTGTAACAATTGCTGAATTTGGGATTACTCAAGCAAGTTTTACTAAACCATCTATAG GGAAGTCTCCAAATGCATTAAAACTTAGACGAAGATCATCAATTGGAGTACGGGGGTCACCTGAAAATAACACCCTTATTCAATACCTTGCCCAACAGAGAAGCAACAGGCAAAAAGAAGTTTTTACGCAG gtTACTCCTTTTAAACATGAATATGTCAGGTGCTTGAAGGACAAAATAGATGCTTTTCAAACATCTTTCAAATCAGTACGAGAAGCTGAAGGGGAGGCTGGCTTCTCTGAAGTGTCACAAGTGGATGACGCAGGGGCTT CTCAGAACAAAGTACCTTTTACAAACAAGAGGAACCTGGATCAGTGGAGTGAAAAGTTCATGCCAGACAACAGTGGAGctgatttgaaagaaaagttaaGACAAGATTTGACCGACAGCAGTAAGTCTGATACCAAGATCTGCAGCGCCTTGTCTTCACTCCAAGATGTGACTGTCCTtgaacctgctgctgctgtttcaaag GCATGGGTTTATGAGCAAGACAATCCTCCTGAGTCAGAGGCTGCTCTAATTAGAGATATCCTAGAAACAGGCCGTG ACCTTGGTTCTGACCACATTGCTAAAGACATTAGAAGTAATGTTACATCAGATCTAAGCAGAAAGCAAGCTAGTTTTGTGGAAGAACCGAGCCTGCAAATATTTGATGAAAGCAAGCCACCTATCACACCGGTGCAAAGGGGAAATATCTCCTTAAATGAACACACGCACAGCGGCTCCCTTCTGCGATCTGCATTGAAGAAAACGCCAATGAAGCAACTAATGGATAGCCCAAAG GAATACTCGAACGATGCAGTtgacagaggaggaggtgaaCCTCTCACAGACTCCGATTGTGCAAGAATCTTTGGAGCGTTGCAAACAG AGGAAACTGAAAGACACAGCTCTGAAAGGCCAAAGAAGAGAGTTACTTTTGGAGAAGTTCTAAGCCCAGAAATATTTGATGAAAGTTTGCCTGCAAATACCCCGTTGCGCAAAGGAGCAACACCAGTCCGTCGTCCAGGAGTACAAAGTAATAGCTCTTTTGCAAGGTTAAGCCTCACTGAGGAACCATTATCCCGGCTGAACTTTGATTGTGATGAT gaATGTGTTGAGCCTCTTCAAGAGTTAGAGGAGGGTTCTGTTGCTGCAGAAGACCTCTCACctgctgaaaatgcagaag CAGAAACGGACAAATCTGTGATAACAACTCGTTCTACTAAAAGGAAG TGTAGCACCATTTCAGAGGGGACTGATTCTAACACCTCAAGAGCCACAAATACTAAGAACGCTGAAGATACTAAAAATCCAAGAAAGAACAAGtttcaaagacaaaagaatATAACCACATCTGCTGCCAAAAAGACCCAA aaaacaaaacatacaggctatgggaaaagaaggaagaaaaaagtaaaaaaatctttatatgGGGCGAGAGAGATGGCTTCTAAAAAACCTCTTCTCAGCCCTATCCCTGAAATTCCAGAGGTTTTCTCTTCTGCCTCATCTCCAAGCTCCCCAATGGCAAATGCACTTTTTTCAG ATAATGCCAAATCCATGAATGCTCGCAAGGATGTTCAACAGAAGCCAGTGGTTGAAAGAACGAGAGTGAAGAACATCTGTGCGGTCCCTGAGTACCCAAGCTCGAAGGACCTGGCCGCTGTAGaagccagcagctccagcaacaCAGCGTCGCAGGCGGCAGGTGGTGACCTGAAGGCTGTTTCTGGCATTGATCATGAG tttccaaATGTGCCAGATGCAAAGTGTGTTTTTGATACGCCTGATGATTTCCAGCAAGGTGAAGAGACTGCATGTGTAAAAGAGGCAAAAGAAAGTTTTTCCTTGATAGAAAATGAGAAGTTACAAGGAAATGTCCTAAATGAGGCAGAGCAGCTAACTGGGCGAGAATTTTTGGAACAGCAGGATGCTAGTGTACGTGAGGGTACCCAAAGACCTCAGTGTCCACAAAAAGAATCTGTAAGAGGTTGTccaccaagaagaaaaagaagtagtGCCATCTATTTTCCTCCTGTTGAAAAATTGGAAATAACTGGAAACAATGCTCCAGTTTCTTCTTTTGATGTGGAAGAAGTCTTGTCTGTTCCTCAGCCGAAAAATGACTCCTTCGAGCCTTTTAGAAGAAAGAGCAGTAATGGTGGTGAAAGAAGAGTGAGGCGCAGCATGAGGTTACATAAAGATGCAGAAACTGAAGGACTTGCGTGGATTCAAGTACCCGATGAGATTCAAAAGAATCCTCCCCTGCTAGCTTCTGCTTGCAAAATCAGGAGAACAATAAGCACATCCGTCCTCACAGAATCTGAGAATATTCACCACAGAGGAGAAAATCCCATCCAGTTTTCAGCACCAGGGAAGGAGAACGATGACTCTGTTCATCTTGCTGGTGGTCCTTGCAAaagatggaggaggaaaagccTGTGTGCATCCACGCCTCAAGAAACAAGAACTTGGTCTCAGACCCGGAAAAGGAGCATAACAAATTCTGTACACAGGCAGGACAGAAGTAACCAAACCCACTCTGAAGTAGTAAAAATACCTCTTGAAAATAACTAA
- the CDCA2 gene encoding cell division cycle-associated protein 2 isoform X1 encodes MHRQSKTINAPLEVKENESRYSEEKEEASFPDPSKDQKICKVTKSKVAKASRKKILSNESQGLLQKCTPKYKRGLEESRHDKEGISCQFTERFFDTLKGNVVGEPTLPLNSKENLSRGLPLSLRGECYRTPSRDKAEERSDCGISEKQRNKPVDFATVTIAEFGITQASFTKPSIGKSPNALKLRRRSSIGVRGSPENNTLIQYLAQQRSNRQKEVFTQVTPFKHEYVRCLKDKIDAFQTSFKSVREAEGEAGFSEVSQVDDAGASQNKVPFTNKRNLDQWSEKFMPDNSGADLKEKLRQDLTDSSKSDTKICSALSSLQDVTVLEPAAAVSKAWVYEQDNPPESEAALIRDILETGRDLGSDHIAKDIRSNVTSDLSRKQASFVEEPSLQIFDESKPPITPVQRGNISLNEHTHSGSLLRSALKKTPMKQLMDSPKEYSNDAVDRGGGEPLTDSDCARIFGALQTEETERHSSERPKKRVTFGEVLSPEIFDESLPANTPLRKGATPVRRPGVQSNSSFARLSLTEEPLSRLNFDCDDECVEPLQELEEGSVAAEDLSPAENAEAETDKSVITTRSTKRKCSTISEGTDSNTSRATNTKNAEDTKNPRKNKFQRQKNITTSAAKKTQKTKHTGYGKRRKKKVKKSLYGAREMASKKPLLSPIPEIPEVFSSASSPSSPMANALFSEDVILDNAKSMNARKDVQQKPVVERTRVKNICAVPEYPSSKDLAAVEASSSSNTASQAAGGDLKAVSGIDHEFPNVPDAKCVFDTPDDFQQGEETACVKEAKESFSLIENEKLQGNVLNEAEQLTGREFLEQQDASVREGTQRPQCPQKESVRGCPPRRKRSSAIYFPPVEKLEITGNNAPVSSFDVEEVLSVPQPKNDSFEPFRRKSSNGGERRVRRSMRLHKDAETEGLAWIQVPDEIQKNPPLLASACKIRRTISTSVLTESENIHHRGENPIQFSAPGKENDDSVHLAGGPCKRWRRKSLCASTPQETRTWSQTRKRSITNSVHRQDRSNQTHSEVVKIPLENN; translated from the exons atgCACAGACAATCTAAGACTATAAATGCTCCCCTGGAagttaaagaaaatgagagtaGATACagtgaagagaaggaagaggccTCTTTCCCTGATCCATCAAAAGACCAGAAAATTTGCAAAGTGACTAAATCGAAAGTCGCAAAGGCATCCAGGAAGAAGATTTTAAGCAATGAGAGCCAGGGGCTGTTGCAAAAATGCACCCCGAAATACAAGAGAGGCCTTGAGGAATCGCGCCACGACAAGGAGGGCATTAGCTGTCAGTTTACTGAACGCTTTTTTGATACCCTAAAAGGGAACGTGGTTGGTGAACCTACCTTGCCTTTGAACAGTAAGGAAAATTTGTCAAGAGGTCTGCCTCTTTCTCTGAGGGGTGAATGCTACCGGACACCTAGTAGggacaaagcagaagaaagatctGATTGTGGAATATCAGAGAAACAGAGGAACAAACCTGTTGATTTTGCAACTGTAACAATTGCTGAATTTGGGATTACTCAAGCAAGTTTTACTAAACCATCTATAG GGAAGTCTCCAAATGCATTAAAACTTAGACGAAGATCATCAATTGGAGTACGGGGGTCACCTGAAAATAACACCCTTATTCAATACCTTGCCCAACAGAGAAGCAACAGGCAAAAAGAAGTTTTTACGCAG gtTACTCCTTTTAAACATGAATATGTCAGGTGCTTGAAGGACAAAATAGATGCTTTTCAAACATCTTTCAAATCAGTACGAGAAGCTGAAGGGGAGGCTGGCTTCTCTGAAGTGTCACAAGTGGATGACGCAGGGGCTT CTCAGAACAAAGTACCTTTTACAAACAAGAGGAACCTGGATCAGTGGAGTGAAAAGTTCATGCCAGACAACAGTGGAGctgatttgaaagaaaagttaaGACAAGATTTGACCGACAGCAGTAAGTCTGATACCAAGATCTGCAGCGCCTTGTCTTCACTCCAAGATGTGACTGTCCTtgaacctgctgctgctgtttcaaag GCATGGGTTTATGAGCAAGACAATCCTCCTGAGTCAGAGGCTGCTCTAATTAGAGATATCCTAGAAACAGGCCGTG ACCTTGGTTCTGACCACATTGCTAAAGACATTAGAAGTAATGTTACATCAGATCTAAGCAGAAAGCAAGCTAGTTTTGTGGAAGAACCGAGCCTGCAAATATTTGATGAAAGCAAGCCACCTATCACACCGGTGCAAAGGGGAAATATCTCCTTAAATGAACACACGCACAGCGGCTCCCTTCTGCGATCTGCATTGAAGAAAACGCCAATGAAGCAACTAATGGATAGCCCAAAG GAATACTCGAACGATGCAGTtgacagaggaggaggtgaaCCTCTCACAGACTCCGATTGTGCAAGAATCTTTGGAGCGTTGCAAACAG AGGAAACTGAAAGACACAGCTCTGAAAGGCCAAAGAAGAGAGTTACTTTTGGAGAAGTTCTAAGCCCAGAAATATTTGATGAAAGTTTGCCTGCAAATACCCCGTTGCGCAAAGGAGCAACACCAGTCCGTCGTCCAGGAGTACAAAGTAATAGCTCTTTTGCAAGGTTAAGCCTCACTGAGGAACCATTATCCCGGCTGAACTTTGATTGTGATGAT gaATGTGTTGAGCCTCTTCAAGAGTTAGAGGAGGGTTCTGTTGCTGCAGAAGACCTCTCACctgctgaaaatgcagaag CAGAAACGGACAAATCTGTGATAACAACTCGTTCTACTAAAAGGAAG TGTAGCACCATTTCAGAGGGGACTGATTCTAACACCTCAAGAGCCACAAATACTAAGAACGCTGAAGATACTAAAAATCCAAGAAAGAACAAGtttcaaagacaaaagaatATAACCACATCTGCTGCCAAAAAGACCCAA aaaacaaaacatacaggctatgggaaaagaaggaagaaaaaagtaaaaaaatctttatatgGGGCGAGAGAGATGGCTTCTAAAAAACCTCTTCTCAGCCCTATCCCTGAAATTCCAGAGGTTTTCTCTTCTGCCTCATCTCCAAGCTCCCCAATGGCAAATGCACTTTTTTCAG AGGATGTAATTTTAGATAATGCCAAATCCATGAATGCTCGCAAGGATGTTCAACAGAAGCCAGTGGTTGAAAGAACGAGAGTGAAGAACATCTGTGCGGTCCCTGAGTACCCAAGCTCGAAGGACCTGGCCGCTGTAGaagccagcagctccagcaacaCAGCGTCGCAGGCGGCAGGTGGTGACCTGAAGGCTGTTTCTGGCATTGATCATGAG tttccaaATGTGCCAGATGCAAAGTGTGTTTTTGATACGCCTGATGATTTCCAGCAAGGTGAAGAGACTGCATGTGTAAAAGAGGCAAAAGAAAGTTTTTCCTTGATAGAAAATGAGAAGTTACAAGGAAATGTCCTAAATGAGGCAGAGCAGCTAACTGGGCGAGAATTTTTGGAACAGCAGGATGCTAGTGTACGTGAGGGTACCCAAAGACCTCAGTGTCCACAAAAAGAATCTGTAAGAGGTTGTccaccaagaagaaaaagaagtagtGCCATCTATTTTCCTCCTGTTGAAAAATTGGAAATAACTGGAAACAATGCTCCAGTTTCTTCTTTTGATGTGGAAGAAGTCTTGTCTGTTCCTCAGCCGAAAAATGACTCCTTCGAGCCTTTTAGAAGAAAGAGCAGTAATGGTGGTGAAAGAAGAGTGAGGCGCAGCATGAGGTTACATAAAGATGCAGAAACTGAAGGACTTGCGTGGATTCAAGTACCCGATGAGATTCAAAAGAATCCTCCCCTGCTAGCTTCTGCTTGCAAAATCAGGAGAACAATAAGCACATCCGTCCTCACAGAATCTGAGAATATTCACCACAGAGGAGAAAATCCCATCCAGTTTTCAGCACCAGGGAAGGAGAACGATGACTCTGTTCATCTTGCTGGTGGTCCTTGCAAaagatggaggaggaaaagccTGTGTGCATCCACGCCTCAAGAAACAAGAACTTGGTCTCAGACCCGGAAAAGGAGCATAACAAATTCTGTACACAGGCAGGACAGAAGTAACCAAACCCACTCTGAAGTAGTAAAAATACCTCTTGAAAATAACTAA
- the GNRH1 gene encoding progonadoliberin-1: MEKSRKIFVSVLLFVMSVEICWAQHWSYGLQPGGKRSAENLVESFQEIANEMEKLGEVQRTECPGLYQRSRFSDLKEAMESLIEGEAGRKKI, encoded by the exons aTGGAGAAGTCCAGGAAGATCTTTGTCAGCGTGCTCCTGTTCGTCATGTCTGTGGAAATCTGCTGGGCTCAACACTGGTCTTACGGCCTGCAGCCAGGAGGCAAAAGGAGCGCCGAAAACCTGGTGGAATCCTTTCAAGAG ATTGCAAACGAAATGGAAAAACTAGGGGAAGTGCAGAGGACCGAATGCCCAGGCTTGTATCAGCGTTCCAGGTTCAGCGATCTGAAGGAAGCTATG GAAAGTCTGATCGAAGGAGAAGCTGGACGAAAGAAGATTTAA
- the KCTD9 gene encoding BTB/POZ domain-containing protein KCTD9 produces the protein MSVSDRCLPGFGRRSGSSRRRSMRRVTLFVNGSPRNGKVVAVYGTLSDLLSVASNKLGIKATSVYNGKGGLIDDIALIRDDDVLFVCEGEPFIDPQTDGRPHEELTGSHTDWLTLNVGGRYFTTTRSTLVNKEPDSMLAHMFKDKDAWGNKQDHRGAFLIDRSPEYFEPILNYLRHGQLIVNDGINLLGVLEEARFFGIDSLIEHLEIAIKNSQPAEDHSPISRKEFVRFLLATPTKSELRCQGLNFSGADLSRLDLRYINFKMANLSRCNLAHANLCCANLERADLSGSVLDCANLQGVKMLCSNAEGASLKGCNFEDPSGLKANLEGANLKGVDMEGSQMTGINLRVATLKNAKLKNCNLRGATLAGTDLENCDLSGCDLQEANLRGSNVKGAIFEEMLTPLHMSQSVR, from the exons ATGTCGGTCAGCGATCGCTGCCTTCCGGGTTTCGGCAGGAGGAGCGGGagcagccgccgccgcagcATGAGGCGGGTCACGCTGTTCGTTAACGGCAGCCCCCGGAACGGGaag GTTGTGGCTGTGTATGGGACTTTATCAGATTTGCTGTCTGTGGCCAGTAATAAGCTTGGAATAAAAGCGACCAGTGTTTACAATGGAAAAGGTGGACTCATTGATGATATCGCTTTGATTAG GGACGACgatgttttgtttgtctgtgaAGGGGAACCATTCATTG ATCCTCAGACTGATGGGAGACCTCATGAAGAATTGACAGGGTCACACACAGATTGGTTAACCCTCAATGTTGGAGGCCGATACTTCACCACTACACG gaGCACTTTAGTTAACAAAGAGCCTGACAGCATGCTGGCCCACATGTTTAAAGATAAAG ATGCTTGGGGAAATAAGCAAGATCATAGAGGAGCATTCCTAATTGACCGCAGTCCTGAGTATTTTGAGCCAATTTTGAACTATTTGCGTCACGGACAGCTCATTGTAAATGATGGCATTAATTTGCTCG GTGTTTTGGAAGAAGCCAGGTTTTTTGGTATCGATTCCCTAATTGAACACCTAGAAATAGCTATTAAG AACTCGCAGCCAGCTGAGGATCATTCTCCTATATCTCGAAAGGAGTTTGTCCGATTCCTGCTGGCAACCCCAACCAAGTCTGAGCTGCGATGTCAG GGTCTCAATTTCAGTGGAGCAGACCTTTCGCGTCTAGATCTTCGGTACATAAACTTCAAGATGGCTAACCTAAGCCGTTGCAACCTAGCACATGCCAACCTGTGCTGTGCAAACCTCGAGAGAGCTGACCTCTCTGGATCAGTGCTTGAC TGTGCAAACCTTCAAGGGGTAAAGATGCTGTGTTCCAACGCAGAAGGAGCATCTCTAAAAGGGTGCAATTTTGAAGATCCATCAGGCCTGAAAGCTAATTTGGAAG GGGCTAACCTGAAAGGTGTCGACATGGAAGGCAGTCAAATGACAGGAATTAATCTAAGAGTTGCAAcgctgaaaaatgcaaaactaaaaAACTGTAATCTTAGAGGAGCAACTTTGGCAGGAACTGATTTGGAA AATTGTGATCTATCAGGGTGTGATCTACAAGAAGCTAATTTGAGGGGATCCAATGTAAAAGGAGCTATCTTTGAAGAGATGCTGACACCTTTGCACATGTCTCAGAGCGTCAGATAG